The window AGGTTGAAGCCTGAAGATGTGAATGTCATAAAcaatatcattttattttactgtAATGTTCGTGAGCATTGTAGATTTAAACTGCTAAGCAACAACTTGCTTTCTGATTTTGTTATAATTTAGTGTGATTTGTTAGGTTAGAAGattctaatttttgaattctgaTATATCGATGGGGTCTATATGATCATGTTTTAGGAatcaatattaattaaatttttcctTAATTCAGTGTTCAGTATAAGAGATTCACAGTTCAAATTGTACGTGCTTTCAGTTGGAAAAGAATAAGATATCTATTTTGATGCCCAAAACCATGGTATTGACATGAATTTGTTTTTGCTTCCTGCTACAGATGATTGATGATCAAGATCTGGGTTTCTTTGCCAATTTCCTTGGCATCTTCATCTTTGTACTGGTGATAGCTTACCATTTTGTTATGGCTGATCCAAAGTATGAAGGGAACTAGGGTACTGTGTGGTTGTGATTTTCATGTTGTAGACTTAGCTATTTTTCTAATGGAAGTTAAGTTGATATAGAAATGAACTTCATTTTGAGCATGTGATGTGAGCTTACTGCTATATCTTATCAAAGACTTCATTGACACTAcaatttttgttatatatatatctgAGCTTCCAAGGTTTCTGCAAGTAAGAAACTTTCATAAATCATAAAAAAAGATAATGAAACCGTGGTAGATGAATTTGCTAGATTATGTGCTCCACTGCTACTGAATTTGGTGCAATCATGGCTTGAGCAATATAATATTGATAAACAAATTTAGGGTAAGGCTTTCCCCAGTAATTGGCTTTAGCGATATACTTAAGTTCTGTTTCCTATTTTACTCAAGCATTCTTGAAGCCTAATAAGATTTATCCTTTATAGTTTGATAACTGATTTTAAAATTGGAAAAAGTAGTTTAGTTTAGTCTTATGTTAAGTTGGCAGCTCATTATGTGACGTTTGTCAAATGCCGTGAATGTTACACTAGAGATTTATATAAGTTTCTTCATTTAGAGTTTTTGATGTTTCGTTtagtgtttatttttttatttttttacattattttggtttattttttctcttttattttgagATCAGAAGTGTTAGAACTTTATCGTGGCAGTACACA is drawn from Arachis hypogaea cultivar Tifrunner chromosome 12, arahy.Tifrunner.gnm2.J5K5, whole genome shotgun sequence and contains these coding sequences:
- the LOC112727215 gene encoding dolichyl-diphosphooligosaccharide--protein glycosyltransferase subunit 4A, which translates into the protein MIDDQDLGFFANFLGIFIFVLVIAYHFVMADPKYEGN